From the Nonlabens marinus S1-08 genome, one window contains:
- a CDS encoding dihydroorotase, which translates to MRKTLIKNARIVTDMKVTNGDIYIEGDTIIEVADSISAKSGDTTIIDAEGKYVLPGVIDDQVHFREPGLTHKGDIASESAAAVAGGITSFMEMPNTSPQTTTIEEWENKMAIAAKDSHANYAFMFGGTNDNLEEVLKVDTSRVPALKLFLGSSTGNMLVDDKEVLKNIFSNVKMRIALHCEDEDTIKTNLQKAIEKYGDDIPFDQHPVIRNVDACYKSSSSAIELAKKTGARIHVFHLSTGKETALFDKKTALKDKQITSEVCIHHLWFTDEDYAKKGSHIKWNPAVKSAEDKEQLWKALLDDRIDVIATDHAPHTIEEKSNSYLSAPSGGPLVQHALTAMLQFVHQERITIEKVVQKMCHNPAILFDIPDRGFIKKGYKADLVIVDTNNPWTVQKSNILAKCGWSPFEGVTFKSRITHTLVNGHLAYRNFQVNDKKAAQALSFQR; encoded by the coding sequence ATGAGAAAAACATTAATTAAAAATGCCCGTATTGTCACTGATATGAAAGTCACTAATGGTGATATTTATATAGAAGGCGATACCATAATAGAAGTTGCTGACAGCATAAGTGCTAAAAGCGGCGACACCACCATCATTGATGCAGAAGGGAAGTATGTTCTTCCAGGAGTGATTGATGATCAGGTTCACTTTAGAGAACCAGGATTAACTCATAAAGGCGACATCGCGTCAGAAAGTGCGGCGGCAGTTGCCGGTGGAATTACCTCATTCATGGAGATGCCGAATACTTCACCACAAACAACGACGATAGAAGAGTGGGAAAATAAAATGGCGATTGCGGCAAAAGACAGTCATGCCAACTATGCTTTTATGTTCGGTGGGACTAATGATAATCTAGAGGAGGTTTTAAAAGTTGATACTTCTAGAGTGCCAGCCTTAAAGTTGTTTTTAGGTTCGTCGACTGGAAATATGCTTGTAGATGATAAGGAAGTGCTCAAAAATATTTTTTCAAATGTCAAAATGCGCATTGCCTTGCATTGTGAAGATGAGGATACGATTAAAACTAATTTGCAGAAAGCTATTGAGAAATACGGTGATGACATTCCCTTTGATCAGCATCCCGTAATTCGTAATGTAGACGCATGTTATAAAAGCAGCTCTAGCGCGATTGAGCTGGCTAAAAAAACTGGCGCTCGTATTCATGTGTTTCACTTATCTACCGGAAAAGAAACCGCATTATTCGACAAGAAAACGGCGTTGAAAGACAAGCAAATTACATCAGAAGTTTGCATCCATCACCTGTGGTTTACTGATGAAGATTATGCTAAAAAAGGATCTCATATCAAATGGAATCCAGCAGTCAAATCAGCTGAGGATAAGGAGCAGTTGTGGAAAGCGCTATTAGATGATAGAATTGATGTGATCGCTACAGACCATGCCCCACATACAATTGAGGAGAAAAGTAATTCATACCTCAGTGCTCCTAGTGGTGGGCCATTAGTGCAACATGCACTTACAGCAATGTTGCAATTTGTGCATCAAGAACGCATCACTATAGAAAAAGTAGTGCAAAAAATGTGTCACAACCCAGCCATTCTTTTTGATATACCAGATAGAGGCTTTATCAAGAAAGGGTACAAGGCAGACCTAGTAATTGTGGATACAAACAATCCATGGACCGTTCAAAAATCAAATATTTTGGCCAAGTGTGGTTGGTCTCCTTTTGAAGGTGTAACCTTTAAAAGTCGCATAACGCATACCTTAGTCAATGGACATCTTGCTTACCGCAATTTTCAGGTCAACGATAAAAAGGCAGCGCAAGCATTAAGCTTTCAACGATGA
- a CDS encoding polyprenol monophosphomannose synthase, protein MDNTLVIIPTYKESENITLMIDTVLGDYPDIHLLVVDDNSPDGTGNQVTEKMQEYPERLFLETRLKKQGLGTAYIHGFKWALKKQYEYVFEMDADFSHNPKDIQLLYEACSLHGADLAIGSRYVRGVNVVNWPMSRVLLSYVASKYVRLITRMDIHDTTAGFKCYRVSLLRKLDLDKIKFVGYAFQIEMKFKAYLLKAKIIEVPVIFTDRSRGQSKMSSGIINEAVTGILSMKLKSLFGRLEL, encoded by the coding sequence ATGGATAACACATTAGTCATTATTCCTACCTATAAGGAAAGCGAGAATATCACGTTGATGATAGATACTGTGCTGGGCGATTACCCAGACATTCATTTGTTAGTTGTGGATGACAATTCGCCGGATGGAACAGGTAATCAAGTGACTGAGAAGATGCAGGAGTATCCTGAGCGATTGTTTTTAGAAACACGCCTCAAAAAGCAAGGCCTGGGAACAGCGTACATCCATGGATTCAAATGGGCGCTTAAAAAGCAGTATGAGTACGTTTTTGAAATGGATGCTGATTTTTCACATAATCCTAAGGATATTCAACTTTTGTATGAGGCCTGCAGCCTCCATGGTGCAGATCTTGCTATAGGCAGTCGCTATGTGCGTGGTGTGAATGTCGTGAACTGGCCTATGTCTAGGGTATTGTTGTCCTACGTGGCTTCAAAATATGTGAGATTGATCACAAGGATGGATATCCACGATACCACCGCAGGTTTTAAATGTTATAGGGTATCGCTTTTGCGAAAGCTGGATCTGGACAAAATTAAGTTTGTAGGTTATGCGTTCCAGATAGAAATGAAGTTTAAAGCCTACTTATTGAAGGCCAAAATAATTGAAGTGCCTGTCATCTTTACTGATAGGTCTAGAGGACAGTCTAAAATGAGTAGCGGTATTATAAATGAAGCCGTTACTGGAATATTGAGTATGAAATTGAAGAGCCTGTTCGGCAGGTTGGAGCTATGA
- a CDS encoding DUF4271 domain-containing protein, with amino-acid sequence MEAINRIAESWDWISIILFSSLLALAVVRQLSSVSFTEFLSVYSSTRFIKITRDDRIDNYYLLQQTGIILYTIGISLMAFKLYMITGSTEAGFTDFLLLLTTIAAFLLFRHYLSKLVATIGDFDPIILTIDHHRNLYRAAFSITFLVVNAIIFYVIPNKHDIIYGICIATLGLFFLYHLILIYSHRKSLGVSLFYFILYLCTLEIAPYLLLYKYFIV; translated from the coding sequence ATGGAAGCTATCAATCGCATTGCGGAATCTTGGGACTGGATCAGTATCATTCTGTTTTCTAGTTTGCTTGCCCTTGCTGTGGTCCGACAACTCTCTAGTGTCTCCTTTACAGAGTTTCTGAGCGTCTATTCCAGCACAAGGTTTATCAAAATAACTAGGGACGACCGGATCGACAATTACTATTTGCTGCAACAAACAGGAATTATTCTTTACACCATAGGGATTTCTCTTATGGCTTTCAAGTTATATATGATAACTGGCAGCACTGAAGCCGGATTCACAGATTTTTTACTCCTACTGACCACAATAGCGGCATTTTTGCTTTTCCGGCATTATTTATCAAAGCTGGTTGCGACCATTGGTGATTTTGATCCGATTATTTTAACCATAGATCACCACCGTAATTTATACCGTGCTGCATTTAGCATTACATTTTTAGTGGTAAACGCGATTATCTTCTATGTTATTCCGAATAAACACGATATTATCTATGGTATCTGCATCGCTACCCTCGGTTTGTTTTTTCTATATCATTTAATCCTGATTTACAGCCATCGAAAGTCGTTAGGAGTCTCACTATTCTATTTTATTTTATATCTTTGCACGCTGGAAATCGCACCTTATTTGCTTTTGTATAAGTATTTTATCGTGTGA
- a CDS encoding DUF4296 domain-containing protein — translation MRFLIYLIALVLVVSCSDVKYLDRPEDFYGDDKMADILTDLYLMEAAMTTDRGMFTDLKVLPNEYIYKKYDTDSLTFKENLFYYSDNVEDYQVLMEKVKEKMNVIKDSITVREQRDLKKKEEMYRSESEPLRDPDDLPEN, via the coding sequence ATGAGATTTTTAATATATCTAATAGCCTTAGTGCTTGTAGTATCCTGTTCAGACGTGAAATATTTAGATCGTCCAGAAGACTTTTATGGGGACGATAAAATGGCAGATATATTGACAGATCTCTATTTGATGGAAGCAGCGATGACTACAGATCGAGGAATGTTTACAGATCTTAAAGTGCTGCCTAATGAATACATCTATAAAAAGTACGATACAGACAGCCTGACTTTTAAAGAAAACCTGTTTTACTACTCAGATAACGTGGAGGATTATCAGGTTTTGATGGAAAAGGTAAAAGAAAAAATGAATGTGATAAAGGATAGCATTACCGTTCGTGAACAAAGAGACCTCAAGAAAAAAGAAGAGATGTATAGGTCTGAATCTGAGCCCTTGCGGGATCCTGATGATCTACCTGAAAACTAA
- the tyrS gene encoding tyrosine--tRNA ligase yields MSYDFVKELQWRGMIHDIMPDTEELLNSETVSGYIGFDPTADSLHIGSMVQIILLMHLQRAGHRPIALIGGATGMIGDPSGKSAERNLLTQEILDKNIAGVKSVISRFIDFEGGAEETRAQLVNNYDWMKDFSLIDFARDIGKHITVNYMMAKDSVKKRVSGEGDGMSFTEFTYQLFQGYDFLHLYENMNCKLQIGGSDQWGNITTGTELVRRKAGGKAYAITTPLVTKADGTKFGKTESGNIWLDADKTSVYKFYQFWITATDEDAISWIKIFTFLDEQTCKDLIEEHAKDPGYRVLQKRLAEEVTVMVHGQEAYETAVEASKILFSKKVSMEQWNRFDTETLLEIFEGVPQTTISKSDLEKGIEIVPFLTDVTDFLPSNSEARRALKENSLAINKEKFEDDKVVGVEDVIAGSLILLQRGKKNYFLVLVN; encoded by the coding sequence ATGTCCTACGATTTTGTCAAAGAACTGCAATGGCGCGGAATGATTCACGATATCATGCCCGATACAGAAGAATTACTGAACTCTGAAACGGTAAGTGGTTATATAGGTTTTGACCCAACGGCTGACTCACTGCATATAGGCAGTATGGTACAGATTATTCTATTGATGCACTTGCAGCGCGCTGGTCACCGACCTATTGCTTTGATAGGTGGTGCCACTGGAATGATAGGTGACCCCTCAGGCAAGAGTGCGGAGCGTAACTTGTTGACCCAAGAAATTCTGGATAAAAATATTGCTGGAGTAAAATCTGTCATTTCAAGATTTATTGATTTTGAAGGTGGTGCTGAAGAAACTCGGGCGCAGCTGGTCAATAATTACGACTGGATGAAAGATTTCAGTTTGATTGACTTTGCTCGCGACATCGGTAAGCATATCACTGTCAATTACATGATGGCAAAGGATTCTGTGAAAAAGAGAGTTTCTGGTGAAGGCGACGGGATGAGCTTTACTGAGTTTACTTACCAGTTGTTTCAAGGTTACGACTTTCTTCACTTGTACGAGAATATGAATTGCAAACTCCAGATAGGTGGATCAGATCAATGGGGAAATATTACCACGGGAACAGAGTTAGTACGCCGTAAAGCTGGCGGCAAGGCTTATGCTATCACTACTCCATTAGTAACTAAGGCAGATGGGACTAAATTTGGTAAAACAGAATCAGGAAACATTTGGCTGGATGCTGATAAGACCAGCGTCTACAAATTCTATCAGTTCTGGATCACTGCAACAGATGAAGACGCCATCAGCTGGATCAAAATTTTCACCTTTCTAGATGAACAAACCTGTAAGGACTTGATTGAAGAGCACGCTAAAGATCCTGGGTACAGAGTGCTACAAAAACGACTTGCCGAAGAAGTAACTGTTATGGTTCATGGTCAGGAGGCTTATGAAACAGCGGTAGAAGCGAGTAAGATATTGTTCAGCAAGAAAGTTTCTATGGAGCAATGGAATCGATTTGATACAGAAACCTTGCTAGAGATATTTGAAGGAGTTCCGCAGACTACCATTTCTAAATCAGATCTTGAAAAAGGTATTGAAATCGTCCCTTTCTTGACAGATGTTACAGACTTTCTACCTTCTAATAGTGAAGCGAGAAGAGCGTTAAAAGAGAACAGTCTTGCGATCAACAAGGAAAAGTTTGAAGATGATAAAGTAGTAGGCGTGGAAGACGTTATTGCTGGTAGTTTGATCCTATTGCAACGTGGGAAGAAGAATTACTTCTTGGTTCTGGTAAATTAA
- a CDS encoding response regulator transcription factor: MKESKAKILLVDDEPDILEIVSYNLKNEGYQVYTAENGEEAVKKAKKKKPDLVILDVMMPVMDGIEACEKMRKMPELDKTIITFLTARSEDYSMIAGFDAGADDYITKPIKPRVLVSKVKSLLRRNAAEKEGEDNTKKLGDLIIDRDQYKIFFKKKEIVLPRKEFELLSLLTTQPGKVYTREEILDVVWGNEVIVGGRTIDVHIRKLREKLGDKRFKTVKGVGYKYVQSK; encoded by the coding sequence ATGAAAGAGTCAAAAGCTAAAATTCTACTCGTTGACGATGAGCCCGATATTCTTGAAATCGTAAGCTACAACCTGAAAAACGAAGGCTACCAAGTGTACACTGCAGAAAACGGTGAGGAAGCTGTTAAAAAAGCAAAGAAGAAAAAGCCTGATCTTGTGATTCTTGATGTCATGATGCCCGTGATGGATGGCATTGAGGCCTGTGAGAAAATGCGCAAGATGCCAGAGCTGGATAAAACCATCATCACTTTCTTGACGGCTCGTAGCGAAGATTACTCCATGATTGCTGGTTTTGATGCTGGTGCTGACGATTATATTACTAAACCTATCAAGCCACGTGTGCTCGTTTCTAAAGTGAAATCTCTACTGCGTCGCAATGCTGCTGAGAAAGAAGGTGAGGATAACACTAAGAAACTGGGTGATTTGATTATTGATCGGGATCAATATAAGATCTTCTTCAAAAAGAAAGAAATCGTCCTTCCTCGCAAGGAGTTTGAATTGTTGTCATTGTTAACCACACAGCCTGGAAAAGTGTATACTCGAGAAGAAATTCTCGACGTGGTATGGGGCAATGAGGTTATTGTTGGTGGTCGTACTATCGATGTTCACATTAGAAAATTACGGGAAAAGCTGGGCGACAAGCGATTTAAAACAGTAAAAGGTGTAGGTTACAAATATGTCCAATCAAAATAG
- a CDS encoding uroporphyrinogen-III synthase, with translation MKVKTILVSQPEPKMENSPYQSLVDRTKVKIDFRSFIHVEGVPAKEVREQKVDLTKYTAIILTSRNSVDHFFRVAEEMRFKIPDTLKYFCQSEAVAYYLQKYVVYRKRKIYVGKRTFPELIPLIKKHKNESFLLPSTDKLKDLVPEELDSLGIKWKIATFFRTVISDLSDLADVKYDVLVFFSPSGIESLFQNFPDFVQNETRIAVYGNTTSQTAKEMGLRIDIQAPTPESPSMTMAIENYIKSLGE, from the coding sequence ATGAAAGTGAAAACGATTTTAGTTTCCCAACCTGAACCTAAAATGGAAAATTCACCTTACCAAAGTCTGGTAGATCGGACAAAGGTAAAGATAGATTTCCGCTCCTTTATTCATGTGGAAGGTGTACCTGCTAAAGAAGTGCGCGAGCAGAAAGTAGATTTAACAAAGTACACTGCCATCATCCTGACCAGTCGTAATAGTGTAGACCACTTTTTTAGAGTTGCAGAGGAGATGCGATTCAAAATCCCAGATACGCTAAAATATTTTTGCCAAAGCGAAGCGGTAGCCTACTACCTGCAAAAATATGTGGTTTACAGAAAACGTAAAATATATGTAGGGAAAAGAACTTTTCCTGAGCTGATACCGCTTATCAAAAAGCATAAGAACGAGAGCTTCTTATTACCTAGTACAGATAAATTGAAAGATCTAGTTCCTGAGGAGCTGGACAGTCTAGGTATCAAATGGAAAATTGCCACTTTCTTCAGGACAGTGATCAGTGACTTATCTGACCTAGCTGACGTGAAATACGATGTGCTTGTGTTCTTTAGTCCTAGTGGGATTGAATCCCTATTTCAAAATTTCCCGGACTTTGTTCAAAACGAAACCAGAATTGCAGTTTACGGTAATACCACCAGTCAAACCGCAAAAGAAATGGGATTGAGAATTGACATACAAGCGCCCACGCCTGAGTCTCCATCGATGACCATGGCAATTGAAAACTACATTAAGTCCTTAGGAGAGTAA
- a CDS encoding NAD-dependent epimerase/dehydratase family protein, with protein MILVTGGTGLVGGHLLYRFRESETPINAIYRTEDSINKTRVIFDSYRKGDAELVDEINWIQADILDVPSLELAMEGVTHVYHCAAALGGLSFEEMTRVNVLGTQHLIDICIALKIQKFCYISSIAALGNPIGDNAVTEEDFFNPDALNTDYGISKYAGEMEVWRASQEGLPVVIVNPGVIIGEGDYSEGSGQLIEKTYQRQPFYTNGSSGFVDVRDVVKIMEKLMKSESYNERFILVSENRKFKSVLSAVANALHKKPPRILLKKWMLYIVYVFTKIPAALGIIEGLSRAQVSSYTSTTNYNNTKVVDRLNYSFQTLDVTIQRVANHYLQSRN; from the coding sequence ATGATTCTAGTCACAGGAGGAACTGGTCTGGTAGGCGGCCATTTGTTATATCGCTTTCGCGAAAGCGAAACACCCATCAATGCTATTTACAGGACAGAAGATTCAATTAATAAAACTAGAGTCATTTTTGATTCCTACCGTAAAGGTGACGCTGAACTAGTCGATGAGATCAATTGGATTCAAGCAGATATTTTAGACGTTCCAAGTCTCGAACTAGCTATGGAAGGCGTGACACACGTTTATCATTGTGCTGCAGCATTAGGCGGTCTATCCTTTGAGGAAATGACAAGAGTGAACGTGCTGGGCACACAACACTTGATCGATATTTGCATCGCTCTCAAAATTCAAAAATTTTGTTATATCAGTAGTATCGCCGCTTTGGGGAATCCTATAGGAGATAATGCCGTCACTGAAGAGGATTTTTTTAATCCAGACGCTTTGAATACCGACTATGGCATCTCAAAATATGCTGGTGAAATGGAAGTGTGGCGCGCCTCGCAAGAAGGCTTGCCTGTGGTAATAGTGAATCCTGGAGTTATTATAGGTGAGGGAGATTATAGCGAGGGAAGTGGTCAACTTATAGAAAAAACCTATCAACGGCAACCATTTTATACAAATGGCTCTTCGGGTTTTGTAGATGTTAGGGATGTGGTGAAAATCATGGAAAAACTCATGAAATCTGAGTCATACAATGAGCGTTTTATTCTTGTAAGTGAAAATAGGAAGTTCAAATCGGTACTTAGTGCAGTTGCAAACGCACTACACAAGAAACCACCAAGGATTTTATTGAAAAAATGGATGTTGTATATCGTTTATGTATTCACTAAAATACCTGCGGCTTTAGGAATAATTGAAGGTTTGAGCAGGGCTCAGGTTTCAAGCTATACCTCAACTACAAATTACAATAACACTAAAGTGGTTGATCGCCTAAACTACAGTTTTCAAACTCTAGACGTTACAATACAACGTGTAGCCAATCATTATTTACAATCAAGAAATTAG
- a CDS encoding T9SS type A sorting domain-containing protein yields MKQIYTLFIFTLIALTNMNAQVAYIEDFSTPADGTGIEGSTGGTLVNIGDYPAGVDWTIDASAGELTANSDWAKTVGGLFSFRDTDGEVIWQSEAIDISVANGAFSFSVAASNNAGGFETGDLFNVYYSIDGGSYILVQDWNGLGSATATIIGEKGGNDWDTSSGAEIITVSGLTGTSTLQIRVGGSVNAGGEEFFFDDVTVFEGQPAPSLTITSPNNNEVLASGDFTASFTVNNFSVGNTGTDDGYVQYRLDSEAFTDKFDTNDISFSNVAAGSHALDIQLVDPAGAKLTPEVIQTINFEVAAQNTVANIAELRAITLPSTTVFTITGEVTVTHTESFRNQKWIEDATGAILIDDNAGVITTALTRGDRVSGITGSLTEFNGLLQLNPTEDPGAPTSSGNTVTPQSVSLNALALNPEDYESELVSVSMVSFTNADGTIVFENGADLAIDNGVELFTHRSFFGKDYIGEVVPTESGVLTGVVVQNNSRPEPYAISPRDANDIGALTLSITSLNKVEFTLFPNPATNSKLNINSSNGAEFDVEVFSTLGQRVITQKSVTNTINIDSLTTGLYIVKISQGDASQTRKLVVK; encoded by the coding sequence ATGAAACAAATTTACACTCTATTTATTTTTACGCTTATTGCATTGACAAACATGAACGCTCAGGTAGCGTACATTGAAGATTTTAGCACACCTGCAGATGGAACTGGTATCGAAGGTTCTACAGGTGGCACACTAGTTAATATTGGAGATTATCCAGCTGGTGTTGACTGGACGATAGACGCGAGTGCGGGAGAGCTTACAGCTAATTCTGACTGGGCTAAAACAGTAGGAGGCTTATTTTCATTCAGAGACACGGATGGAGAAGTCATCTGGCAGTCTGAAGCAATTGACATTTCAGTTGCTAATGGAGCCTTTAGTTTTTCAGTAGCTGCAAGCAACAATGCTGGTGGCTTTGAAACTGGGGACTTGTTCAATGTTTACTATTCAATCGATGGTGGAAGTTACATTCTTGTTCAAGACTGGAACGGCTTAGGAAGTGCTACCGCTACTATTATTGGAGAAAAAGGCGGCAATGATTGGGACACTTCTAGCGGTGCAGAAATCATTACCGTATCAGGACTTACCGGTACCAGTACTCTTCAGATAAGAGTAGGTGGAAGTGTAAATGCAGGTGGTGAAGAGTTTTTCTTTGATGATGTAACCGTTTTTGAAGGTCAGCCTGCTCCTAGCTTGACGATTACCAGCCCTAATAATAATGAGGTGTTAGCTTCAGGAGATTTTACAGCTTCTTTTACTGTAAATAATTTTAGCGTTGGAAATACAGGAACTGATGATGGTTATGTACAATATCGTTTGGATTCAGAAGCATTTACAGACAAATTTGATACTAACGACATTTCCTTCAGCAATGTAGCGGCGGGAAGCCATGCATTAGACATTCAACTTGTAGACCCGGCAGGAGCTAAGTTAACTCCAGAGGTTATTCAAACGATTAATTTTGAAGTTGCTGCTCAAAACACAGTAGCTAACATAGCTGAGTTAAGAGCTATTACACTGCCCAGCACCACGGTATTTACGATCACTGGTGAAGTAACAGTTACTCACACAGAATCATTCAGAAATCAAAAATGGATTGAAGATGCAACTGGAGCTATCTTGATAGATGATAACGCTGGTGTTATTACAACGGCACTTACCAGAGGTGACAGAGTAAGTGGAATTACAGGGTCTTTAACTGAGTTCAACGGCTTATTACAATTGAATCCAACGGAAGACCCAGGCGCACCAACGTCTAGCGGTAACACAGTTACTCCACAAAGCGTATCTCTTAACGCACTTGCACTGAATCCTGAAGATTATGAGTCTGAATTAGTATCAGTTAGCATGGTATCCTTTACCAATGCAGATGGAACGATCGTATTTGAAAATGGAGCAGACCTCGCTATCGACAATGGAGTTGAATTATTTACACATCGTTCCTTTTTTGGTAAAGATTACATCGGTGAAGTAGTTCCTACTGAGTCAGGAGTTTTAACTGGTGTTGTGGTACAAAATAACAGTAGACCAGAGCCTTATGCAATTTCTCCTAGAGATGCAAATGACATAGGTGCTTTGACGCTTTCCATTACAAGTTTGAACAAAGTGGAATTTACCCTTTTCCCGAACCCAGCAACTAATAGCAAGTTGAACATCAACTCTTCCAATGGTGCTGAATTTGATGTAGAAGTATTCTCTACTTTAGGTCAACGAGTAATCACACAAAAATCAGTAACTAACACTATCAACATCGATAGTTTAACTACTGGATTGTACATCGTAAAGATTTCTCAAGGAGATGCTTCTCAAACTAGAAAGTTAGTAGTGAAGTAA
- a CDS encoding LuxE/PaaK family acyltransferase, whose protein sequence is MKFPVFDIKSDRQFNELALEVYTYQFERNQVYRKYCQLLGKPKAAHVSEIPFLPISFFKTHQVTTDIQKDPAITFTSSGTTGIQTSQHLVGDLEIYNQSLDHSFKQFYGNHEDYTILALLPHYLERTGSSLVYMVDRWIKKSGDAQSGFYLNNLDDLAQILKSLQDSNRKVILIGVTFALLQLAEKFPMELNNTIIIETGGMKGMRKEMIKPELHQILKSAFNPQGGEGVYIERSRNTKAETHSEYGMTELLSQAYAPDGIRFQPPAWMQVSTRDTNDPLSRIAHGKTGGLNVIDLANLESCSFIATQDLCKTYADGTFEVLGRFDHSDIRGCNLLAVG, encoded by the coding sequence GTGAAATTTCCAGTTTTTGATATTAAAAGTGATCGCCAGTTTAACGAATTGGCTCTGGAGGTCTACACGTATCAATTTGAGCGCAATCAAGTCTATAGGAAATATTGCCAGCTATTAGGGAAGCCTAAAGCAGCACATGTGAGCGAGATTCCGTTTCTTCCTATTTCTTTTTTTAAAACGCATCAAGTAACCACTGATATTCAAAAAGATCCGGCGATTACTTTTACCAGTAGCGGTACCACGGGAATACAAACTTCCCAGCATCTAGTAGGAGATTTAGAAATTTATAATCAAAGTCTAGATCACAGTTTCAAGCAGTTTTATGGAAACCATGAGGATTACACCATCCTTGCTCTCTTGCCACATTATTTAGAACGTACGGGCTCATCACTAGTGTATATGGTCGACCGATGGATCAAAAAATCTGGTGATGCACAAAGCGGATTCTACCTCAACAATCTAGACGATCTGGCGCAAATTTTAAAATCCCTTCAGGATTCTAATCGCAAGGTGATTTTAATAGGAGTGACTTTTGCCCTGCTGCAGCTGGCAGAAAAATTCCCAATGGAACTTAATAACACAATCATTATTGAAACCGGCGGCATGAAGGGAATGCGTAAAGAGATGATCAAGCCGGAGCTGCATCAAATTCTAAAATCCGCTTTCAATCCGCAAGGCGGCGAAGGAGTTTATATTGAGCGTAGTCGTAATACGAAAGCGGAAACACACAGTGAATACGGCATGACTGAACTATTGTCGCAAGCTTATGCGCCTGATGGGATTCGTTTCCAGCCACCTGCATGGATGCAAGTAAGCACCAGGGACACCAACGATCCCTTGAGCAGGATCGCGCATGGCAAAACTGGCGGGTTAAATGTGATTGATTTAGCGAACCTAGAGTCCTGTTCTTTTATCGCGACTCAGGATTTATGTAAGACTTATGCAGATGGCACTTTTGAGGTACTAGGTCGTTTTGATCATTCAGATATCAGAGGCTGTAATTTGCTGGCGGTAGGTTGA